From one Actinomycetota bacterium genomic stretch:
- a CDS encoding DUF362 domain-containing protein, giving the protein MVETVNLTNYESSLFELLNLLKFDSVLSRVDRILIKPNLLEDVPPPCTTSVECIEALVRYIKSNNPQAQLAIIEGSGGCDTPRAFQALGYCRLAENHKVKLVDVDRCPLVIRRGEGALAYPRLYLPRILFEGYYFISVPTLKAHTITGVTLSRKNLIGLLPQKYYGGYWHYHRSDVHRVGVNQAIEDLNHYVNIDMAIIDAGIGQADSHLPGGRPCKPPCKKLVGGYEAWQVDRVGSKLLGIDPDKVAHLAYDHNCK; this is encoded by the coding sequence ATGGTCGAAACCGTAAATTTAACCAATTATGAATCATCATTGTTTGAATTGCTTAACCTGCTAAAATTTGATTCAGTGTTAAGCAGGGTTGACCGGATTTTAATCAAGCCCAACCTTCTGGAAGATGTACCTCCTCCCTGCACCACTTCGGTGGAGTGCATAGAGGCCCTGGTCCGATATATAAAAAGCAATAATCCGCAAGCCCAGCTGGCTATAATAGAGGGTTCAGGAGGGTGTGACACCCCAAGGGCTTTCCAGGCTTTGGGCTACTGCCGGCTGGCAGAAAACCATAAGGTAAAACTGGTGGATGTAGACCGCTGCCCTCTGGTTATCCGCAGGGGTGAGGGGGCCTTGGCCTATCCCCGGCTATACCTCCCCCGGATACTGTTTGAAGGTTACTATTTTATCTCTGTGCCCACACTTAAGGCCCACACCATTACTGGCGTTACCTTAAGCCGCAAGAATCTTATTGGATTGCTGCCCCAAAAATATTATGGAGGCTACTGGCACTACCATCGCAGTGATGTTCACCGGGTGGGGGTAAATCAAGCCATAGAGGATTTAAACCATTACGTGAATATAGATATGGCCATAATTGATGCCGGTATTGGCCAGGCTGACAGCCACCTTCCAGGGGGCAGGCCCTGTAAACCTCCCTGCAAAAAATTGGTGGGAGGCTATGAAGCCTGGCAGGTAGACCGGGTTGGCTCTAAATTGCTGGGAATTGATCCTGACAAAGTGGCACACCTGGCTTATGACCAT